The sequence below is a genomic window from Rhinopithecus roxellana isolate Shanxi Qingling chromosome 19, ASM756505v1, whole genome shotgun sequence.
attacaggcagccactcccacgcccggctaattttgtatttttagtcgagacggagtttcaccatgttggtcgggatggtctcgaactcctgacctcaggcaatccacccgcatcagcctcccaaagtgctgggattacaggtgtgagccaccacgcctgaccctgTTTGATGATTCTTGTTCTATAGGGGCGGCACAAAGAGAAGAGGACAGAGCACAAGTAATcaaatctattctctctgaggaAGATCATATGCAGAGAGCAGAGGTCTGTGTGTGTGAAAGAAAACGGGGAAGAGGATGAAAATGTCCAGAGTGGTGAGTTCTGCTGGGCCCTGGATTGAAGCTGAGATGCTGGAAGCGCTAAGTTCTCTCTAGTGGGAGAAAAAACACCGTGGAAAGGTAAACATTTGATGCAGAACCACAGCACTGAGCAGGAAGAAGCCATCAGTGCCCAGCTAGGCTAAACTAGACCTGCGGTAGGCTGTGAGTAGGGCCAGCTTCCTGGAGGTGCAACCTGTGCAATGGCAGTAGGCCCCCATGCTTGGGGTTTAATGCATGGCAGTCACtgccttgaaattcttaataattgtaTCTTTGAATTTGTGCTTTGTAAGTGAAGTCTGATGGGACCTGGAGCGTGCAtaggggcaggaagggaggatAGGGAGGCTTGGAGCCACAGCTCATGTGGAATCCCGCCTGCCAGGTGCCACCTCACAGCCCCCAGACAGGTTCTTGGCTTCCCGCTGTCTGCCCCATGGAGCCCCAGGCTTTACTCAGCCTCcccttctctgccttgctcaGCAACCACTGCTACACCGATCCCCAGCAGGGGACTGGGTGGAGCACAGGGATGGTCAGCACTGGATGTGAGCTCCCAGAGCCTCTCAGGGTGGGTCAGGCAGCTGACCCTGCATTGGGCTAGAAGTACCACAGCACCATCAGCAGGTGACTAGGCCTATCCAAGCACATCCTGGTGTAGAGGTTGCAATACACTTGGAAGTTTCCCATCAACTGTGGGTTTGGGTAGTGGACCTGTGGAAAGGGGGGATTCCTGGCTTGACTTCCCTTCTCCCAGCCAGGGCATGCACAGAAATTAGAAATGGGCAGGAGAGAAATTCGGCAGCCAGTTGCAAAGCAACCATGGTTTCCAGGATCACAAACAGCTCTAGCCCAGGCAGCAGAGATTCCTGCAAGGTCCTTCTCTCCCACCCACCCATGGACACATACAtcccaccaccaccgccaccaaaGCTTGTTTCCTCAGCTGGGCATGAACACTTCGAGCTAAAAGTGGCCTTTGTGAATTTTGCCTCTTGCTCTGTGCACACATTCTAAAGGGAACAAGTCTTTTGCTGCAAGGTGAGGCCCAGGATGTGACCTGGGAAAGGCTAACAGGATACAGTCTTTGATGGTGAGCAGGCCTGGGGTGGGTAGCTGAGGGGGTGGGGATTGGGAGGTGTACCTCTTACCCTTGGGTCAGAGAGACATGGGTTAGAACCCCAGCAGtcagtattttattctatttcattgtatTCTATTCTAGTATAGTCTGTATAGTCTAGTATAGTCTAGtctagtattttttttgagacagagtctcagtctatcacccaggttggtgtgcagtggtgcgatctcagctcactgccacctgcgcctcccaggttcaagcgattctcatgcctcagcctcccgagtagctgggattatagcatgcgccaccacgcctggctaatttttgtatttttagtagaaggtggttttgccatgttgaccgcactggtctcgaactcctgacctcgggtgatccacccacctcagcctcccaaagagttgggattacaaacatgagccaccacacccagcccccagcAGTCAGCATTAGCAGCAGATTTTAGATTCCTTCACTTctcagcctgtttcctcattGGAACATTGGAGAAAATACTGGTGCCCAGTTTAGGGGGTCATGAAAATTAAGTGAGACCATCTCCGCAGAAATGTTGAGCACAGTTCCTAGCATACAGTCAGTGCTCAGtgattgctgctgctgctgttatgATCTATGTGTGTCCTAGGATTCCTCACAGAGGGGGGTCACCAACACGGTCAACTGGCCGTTGTCCAGATCCAGGCTTTGGCCTCAAATCCTTGATTCCTATTGACTCAGACAGTGTATCTTTCTTCCAGAGGTAGAATGAATCCctaaatggatgaagaaaaccTATCAAAGTATAGCCCAGGAGCAAAGATCCTCCTAGAAGAGGCCTCTCTCACCTCTGGGAGGGGTATGTCCTCTGGGCAGGTCCCAGAAACAGGAGCTAAAGGCAACCTTTGTCCATTCGGGGTCTTTTGGCGGATGCTGGCTCCAGGCCCTGGACTCAGAAGATTTTTCCTGGAACACTCAGGTGCCGAGCAGAGAGTGACGTTGTAGCTTGGGACCCTCTGGTAACTGTCCTGGCAGGGATGTCTAGGCGTCCTAAAGTCCCTGGCCTGGGACAAAGTTAGCTCTTGTTGCTGGGCACAGGCATAGCTTGCACCAGGGTGAGGCCATGGAGTAAGTCAAGCTCTCTCAATACCTGACAGATAGAGCCCCCAGGGGTCACCTGGGCTGGGACCAGCACTGTTTTGCAGTATATTCATTTCTGTACAGGTATACCAGCTAAAAAATAACAAGATATCCTAGAGACACCTGGGCCTCTGCTGTCTGAGCTCCGGATTTAGCCTCACGTCTTCTCAATATGCAAAAGGCCCTGCAGTTACTAAAGCATTTTTAACACCTGCACTCCTCACTTACACCCAGCTCTGCCCCAGTAAGCCTTTGTATGGTTCTGCCCCAGACCCTCTTGGTTACTGAGACTTCCCCACTACCTACTCCCACTTAAACCTCATAGGTCGGTTTGGGTGACTTTCTCAATGCCACAGCCTTACATAAAGCTCTTCCATCCCATTCTACACACCCTTCCATTCCACCCTGAAAACCCTCCCATTGCACCCTACACACCCTTTCATTCTAGCCTCACACCCTTCCATTTATCCATCACACAATTCCATTTCACCCTTCCTACCCTTCCATTCCATTGTTCACACCATTTCATTACAACCTTCATATTCTTCCACTCCACCTTACACACCTTGTATTCCATCCTTGACACTCTTCCAGTCCACTACGTgtccttctgtttctctcttcacaTCTTCCATTCCACCCTAAGCATCCTCCCATTTCACCCTTCACACCCTTCAATTCCACCCTTCACACCCCTCCATGACATCCTTCAAGCTCTTCCATTCCACCCTAAACATCCTCCCATTCCACTTTTCAAACTCTGGTCCTTCCATGTCCTTCCATTCTGCCTTTTGCAaccttccattccattcttcaCATTCTTTCAGTCCACCTAAACCATCCTTCCATTCCACCCTCCATACCTTTCCATTTCACCCTTCATATACTTCCAtcgagctgggcacagtggctcatgccagtaatcctagcactttgggaggccgaggcaggtggatcacttgaggtcaggaagttcgagaccagcctggccaatgtggtgaaaccctgtctctactacaaacactaaaaattagccaggcgtgatggtgtgcgcatgtaatcccagctactcagaggctgaggtaggagaattgcttgaacccgggaggcggaggttgcagtgagccgagatcgctcaactgtactccagcctggacaacagagcaagactccatctcaaaaaaaaaaaaaaaggaactgcacattttacatttccaggATCACGGATGAGGGTTCCATCTTCTCCTCATCCAGCCAACTGGAAGCCCTTTTAGGTGAGGGGGTTAAGCTATGAGAACCAGAGTTTGCTGCTGCCGTTATTTACTgcatcattcattcagcaaaaatCTGAGTACCTACCACTACCTAGTAGGCTCTGGCCATGCAAGAAGTCGCTGGCAATGCTGTAAGATAGAGAGGGACAGCACCCTGGTTACAGTGTTTCAGCACCCTGACCTTGGTTCACCCCCAGCCTTTCACTTGCAGGAGGCAGGGAGTTAGTTCTCTGATGCAGTTTGGATATGCTGCAACTAACAAAGCTGGCCAGCGGACCCCTCCAATCTACTGGGACTCAAATAAATCCAAGTAATTGTTCTCCCTCCATTCCAGGAGGGAACACCAGCCGGCCTTGGAACCTCAGGTGCAACAGAGACGCCAGGAGATGCTAGTGCGCAGCAGCCTGTGGCAGTACCAGTGAAGCCAGAGAGGGCTTGGTGGATGACAAGGAGACCTGAGTAGACCCCAGGGGGGTCTGAGAAATGGGCTTAGGTGAGGCGGGTCTTTGAAGGATTTATTCTTAATCATATGTGAGATGCTCAAAAGGCTGGAGTCCTGCTTTTGTGGGTGaagagcaagaagagaaaacaggttGTACAGATACAAATGTAGAcggagagacaaagaaaaaaggaagaaggcagaGAAATTCACCAATTCTTTAGCTGTATTATCTCTGGACCTTGGGATTGTGGGAGGCTTTATTTTACACTGATTTTGCCTATACTGTGTTCTCAATTTCTAGTTTTCTACAAAGATGATGTGTTAGCTTTTTCACGTAttaagattaaaatttaaaacagaccacacaataaatatttcttttaaaaggagaaatatgCCCTGGGGAAGCTCCCCACGCAGCTGAGAACCTGGCTGGTTGCATTTCGGCTTCTTAGGTGCCAAGCCTGCTCGTGCCCTGGGGTCCCAGCCAGCGGCTCGCGCTTCCTCCCCCTTGCGCCGCCAGTCTGGTTGCCATGGAGACAAACCTTGCTGCGCAAAGACTGCCGAGCTGCCCGCCGGGGAGCTGGAACCCGGCGAGCCAGCCTCTGCAACAGGCTGGGGGCGGAAGGAGGAGCCAGGCGAAGCGGCGCCTCCGCTGAGAGGCCCGGCGGACCCTGCAGAGGTCCCCTGCCCCTCTGGCTCCGCCCCCACCCGGGGCTGTAGAAATACAGCCGCAGCCCAGACCACCGCCCTCTGCGCTCCGACCCAGACCCAGCTGACCCACCTACCCGCGATCCTGCCCATGGCTGACGGACTCTTTCAGCGCAGACCCTGGGGTCCCGAGCAGATTCGCCCGGACCCCGAGTCCGAAGGCCTGTTTGACAAGCCTCCCCCGGAAGACCCTCCCGCTGCCCGCGCGCCCAGGTCCGCGTCGGCCGCGGGCAAGAAGGCTGGTCGGCGCGCGGGCGGGAGGGCGCAGGGGGGCCGCGCCGGGCAGCCCCCGAAGGCCGAATCGCGCCCCCAGCCCAAGGAGGAGGCGCCTCCACTGGTCGAGGGCTGCTATCTCGACCCTTTTCCACACCTCTCCATCTTCATCTACGCAGCCATCGCCTTCTCCATCACCTCCTGCAtctttacctatatccatttacAGCTTGCCTGAGTGGCCAGCGCGGGACGGGGTGGGCGCAGGACCGAgcggggagggaaagggaaaacaGGGCTCGGCATTTTGTGTTTTGGAACACACCCCTTTCATGTAGCTTTCGAtgcttgtttctttccttctttgttgtCACTATCTTTGTCTATCAGTAGGAAAGTACAAAGTAGCTGCCGGCAATGAAACAAGGGTGCCGTTTGCACCTGCAAGTTAGGGGTGGGGGCGTTTAGAATTCTGGGGTGTGATTGAACCCCGTTTATAATTAGGAGAATGTCGCTGGACCCCTACCACTCTGTGACGCAGGGGCACGCGCAGGGAGCCCATCATTTTGTGTTTGGGGAGCTCAGAGTGCGCCCAACCTTGGATTCTTTAAGGGATGAGCCAGATCCAGACCCGCGGCCTTCTAGAGAGGATCCCGCGGGGAGGGTCGGCGCCCTGGCCCGGGCTGGGCCGGAGCCCTGTGATGCTGCATCGCCCCCAGGAGGAGCCAGCTGTGCCCCGGAGTTGGCACGGCCGAGAGAGGACAAGACTGCGCAGCAGGCGTAGCTGGAGGGCGGGACTCGGTAAGTGGCGTTCGTCGGGGTTTCGTGCTGCGCCCCCAGGGGCTCTGGCTGACCACGACTGTGCGTTTTTCCTGCCTTAGACTTTGTTGTCGCTGCGTGGAGGAGCCGGAGGAACTGTCTTACCAAAAGACCACGCTCTGGAAGTGTCCGGGACTCGCGGGACCTGTGGCTGCAAACCCCACTGGGACGTAGGCCCAGAGCTGGTGCACTCCTCAGGATGAGACTCTGGAACCCTAGCCGGGGTCCACGGGAGGGCTGTCCTTGGGGACTCTAGGATGGCTTCGTCCTGGCCCGGAGCCTTTCTGGAGCTGTGGCACCCAAGACAAAAGGGGCTGAGGGATTTGTCATTGACAAGAGTTAGTGCGGGAAAACCACGTGACCCCTAGGGGTTTGTCATCTTAGACTCAAAAGGCTTAATACCAGAAACCACCTTGGCAAGATATTTACCCACCGGCCGTCTCTGTTTACTCATGAATGTTAAATGTCAAAACGCAACGCTCTAACCCTGCATAGTCTTTACTTGCAAATGTCTGGAATCTGTAATTGTGATATCTCTGATGGAATAAATTATCTCTTTTTCAGTCTCCTCTATATTCAGTTCTCCATTAATTTCCAACTCTGCAGTGGACCCTGCCCAACTTCCTAGTCTGCTCCACAGCATTCCCTACTGTCCCTCCAAAACAGACTTAACCCCATGACCCAGTATTCCAAAATATAGCCTCTCCCTCCACTGAATAGCTACAAGGCCCTTCGATGGCATCTTTCTCCACATCCGGTCCTCACAACACGCTGGTATCCGAGTCTACCATCCTTTTATGACAGATCAGCCACTATCCCATTGTGGCATTACCTACTGCCCCTCAGTATTTAGTCTCCACTTGCTTCCTTTACGAAGACCAAGTACAGTCCCCCAGCTAAGCTCTGGAATTTGCCCTGTGGGTCTTTACAAACTCCCTGTTTTCCAACATGAGGGCCTTGCCATTTCTCAGTTCTGACTTCCCATAATCCCATATCACTCTGTGCCTTGATGTCTTGTCCCCGGACACTTATTTCAGCGCCACAAGTATGACATCCACTGTTCCCCAATGTCAGCCTGTGCTTTACAATCACAGTTTACTACAACAATTTCCCCACAGCAATCGGTGGCACTATTTCCCAAAATTACGTctccaggccgggcgccgtggatcacaaggtcaagagattgaaaccatcctagctaacatggtgaaaccccatctctactaaaaatacaaaaaaaaaaaaaaaaaaaattagccgggcgtggtgaccggcgcctgtagtcccagctactcgggaggctgaggcagaagaatggtgtgaacccgggaggcagagcttgcagtgagcagagattgcaccatagtactccagcctgggtgactgagcaagactccgtttaaaaaaaaaaaaaaaaaaaaaaaatatgtctcCAAAGGACCACAATATTTATCCCTCACTGGTTTCCAGCTTTCAATCTTGAATATTCGATCTTCTGGTATCTCTTAGTATTAAGTACTCACGGACTCCCAACATATAGCCTAGCACTCTCCAAACATTTGATCTCAATGTCTCCCTTTCACACATCCCCTGTTATCTCTCATACAGTCCCTCAGCGACTACTCAGGATATGATCCCCCAGCTTCCTTTCCTCAGCCAATCTCCTAACAGTAGACTCGTCCCTCTCTTCCCAAAACCAAAGT
It includes:
- the LOC104656205 gene encoding uncharacterized protein LOC104656205 isoform X2 produces the protein MADGLFQRRPWGPEQIRPDPESEGLFDKPPPEDPPAARAPRSASAAGKKAGRRAGGRAQGGRAGQPPKAESRPQPKEEAPPLVEGCYLDPFPHLSIFIYAAIAFSITSCIFTYIHLQLA
- the LOC104656205 gene encoding uncharacterized protein LOC104656205 isoform X1, encoding MSQIQTRGLLERIPRGGSAPWPGLGRSPVMLHRPQEEPAVPRSWHGRERTRLRSRRSWRAGLDFVVAAWRSRRNCLTKRPRSGSVRDSRDLWLQTPLGRRPRAGALLRMRLWNPSRGPREGCPWGL